A genomic segment from Corylus avellana chromosome ca5, CavTom2PMs-1.0 encodes:
- the LOC132182289 gene encoding large ribosomal subunit protein uL2x-like: MGRVIRAQRKGAGSVFRSHTHHRKGPAQFRSLDYGERNGYLRGVVTEIIHDPGRGAPLARVQFRHPFRYKLQKELFVAAEGMYTGQFVYCGKKANLMVGNVLPLGAIPEGAVVCNVEHHVGDRGVLARASGDYAIVISHNPDNGTSRIKLPSGAKKIVPSNCRAMVGQVAGGGRTEKPMLKAGNAYHKFRVKRNCWPKVRGVAMNPVEHPHGGGNHQHIGHASTVRRDAPPGQKVGLIAARRTGRLRGQAAATASKADKSA; this comes from the exons ATGGGTCGCGTAATCCGAGCACAGCGTAAGGGTGCCGGGTCCGTCTTCCGGTCCCACACCCACCACCGCAAGGGTCCGGCCCAGTTCCGATCCCTCGACTACGGCGAGCGCAATGGCTACCTCCGCGGCGTGGTCACCGAGATCATCCACGATCCGGGTCGGGGCGCCCCGCTGGCCCGGGTCCAGTTCCGCCATCCCTTCCGGTACAAGCTCCAGAAGGAGCTCTTCGTGGCCGCCGAGGGCATGTACACCGGCCAGTTCGTGTACTGCGGAAAGAAGGCCAACCTCATGGTCGGCAACGTGCTGCCCCTCGGGGCCATCCCAGAAGGTGCGGTGGTGTGCAACGTCGAGCACCATGTGGGCGACCGTGGGGTCTTGGCTAGGGCCTCTGGGGACTATGCCATTGTGATTAGTCACAATCCTGATAATGGAACTTCCAG AATCAAGCTTCCTTCTGGTGCCAAAAAGATTGTTCCAAGTAATTGCCGAGCTATGGTTGGTCAGGTTGCTGGTGGAGGAAGGACCGAGAAGCCCATGTTGAAGGCAGGAAATGCCTATCACAAATTCAGGGTGAAGAGGAACTGCTGGCCCAAGGTTCGTGGTGTTGCCATGAATCCTGTGGAGCATCCTCATGGTGGTGGTAACCATCAACATATTGGGCATGCAAGTACCGTTCGCCGAGATGCTCCTCCTGGACAGAAGGTTGGTCTTATTGCAGCGAGAAGGACTGGTCGGCTCCGTGGACAAGCTGCTGCCACAGCTTCCAAAGCTGACAAGAGTGCTTAG